A window of the Streptomyces finlayi genome harbors these coding sequences:
- a CDS encoding alpha/beta fold hydrolase, producing MSEEIIRTLSVNGLRYGCRVLPRTTTDGGPGTEPVIVLGGALQGMFGWPQMDDHLGPFADVVTADLPGMGTADPLPPGPAADTVIDAVTGIIDSLGVPRVNLFGFSYGAAIAFGCARRNPGRIARLVLGGVPAHVGEDRIRYWRQAQERLAEGDTEGFARLAADGLMCLDPERTVHRRELARRYVRRSFLHALAHSPHAMDTLRRALGDLPDFSGGLSGVPALVFAGEHDTVTSPERQRAFAGTIEGSRFVTIDRSDHWVVLERPDEVAGLVTRFFTDQPLERARPAALPHQDRAVRDVVVSPTAR from the coding sequence ATGTCCGAGGAGATCATCCGGACCCTGTCGGTGAACGGGCTCCGTTACGGCTGTCGCGTCCTGCCGCGCACCACTACGGATGGCGGACCGGGCACCGAACCCGTCATCGTGCTGGGAGGGGCGCTCCAGGGCATGTTCGGCTGGCCGCAGATGGACGACCACCTGGGCCCCTTCGCCGATGTCGTGACCGCCGACCTGCCCGGCATGGGGACGGCGGACCCGCTGCCGCCCGGACCCGCGGCCGACACCGTGATCGACGCGGTGACGGGCATCATCGACAGCCTGGGCGTGCCGAGGGTGAACCTCTTCGGCTTCTCGTACGGCGCGGCGATCGCCTTCGGGTGCGCGCGGCGCAACCCGGGCCGCATCGCGAGGCTGGTGCTCGGTGGGGTGCCCGCGCATGTCGGGGAGGACCGGATCCGGTACTGGCGGCAGGCCCAGGAGCGGCTGGCAGAGGGGGACACGGAAGGGTTCGCGAGGCTCGCGGCCGACGGTCTGATGTGCCTCGATCCCGAGCGCACCGTCCACCGCAGGGAGCTGGCCAGGCGCTACGTCCGGCGTTCCTTCCTGCACGCGCTGGCCCACTCTCCGCACGCCATGGACACGCTGCGCCGGGCTCTGGGGGACCTGCCCGACTTCTCCGGCGGGCTGTCCGGGGTGCCCGCCCTGGTCTTCGCGGGGGAGCACGACACGGTGACCTCGCCCGAACGGCAGCGGGCGTTCGCCGGGACGATCGAGGGCAGCCGCTTCGTCACGATCGACCGGTCCGACCACTGGGTGGTCCTGGAGCGGCCCGACGAGGTCGCCGGACTCGTCACCCGGTTCTTCACCGACCAGCCCCTCGAACGGGCGCGCCCGGCGGCACTTCCGCACCAGGACCGGGCCGTGCGCGACGTGGTGGTGTCGCCCACGGCCCGGTGA
- a CDS encoding beta-ketoacyl-[acyl-carrier-protein] synthase family protein yields the protein MTARRAASSWVRSPLEPFSAAVTGIGLVTAAGVGADAAWHGVCDPAAVPSVHHQPELDGLPCDFMYTVPGLDARAVLGIAAQRLMDRFAQLAVIAAREAVADAGLDPSVWDSGRVAVVIGSAHGGLPFYDEQHTALTQRGARRVSPKLAPLTVVNGAASSVAMDLGVHGPSQAVSTACSSGTVAIGTAHQMLRSGACDIVVAGGAESVCSRLLIASACQMKAVSTRRDDPGAACRPFDTHRDGFVVGEGAGLLVMEHPEHARARGAVVRAHVAGYGASSDAHSAVAPDPDGLGIERALRTALADAGVGAGDIGHVNAHGTSTVANDLIEATMLHRVLGDRPLVTSTKARTGHTLGAAGGIETALTVLALQRQLVPPTGNLDAPDPGIPVEVVSKEARPAAFDHAVKTSLGFGGHNAALVLTK from the coding sequence GTGACGGCCCGCAGGGCCGCCTCCTCGTGGGTGAGGTCACCCCTGGAACCGTTCTCCGCCGCGGTCACCGGCATCGGTCTCGTCACCGCCGCAGGCGTCGGCGCGGACGCCGCCTGGCACGGGGTCTGCGACCCCGCGGCCGTGCCGTCCGTCCACCACCAGCCCGAACTCGACGGCCTGCCCTGCGACTTCATGTACACCGTCCCGGGCCTCGATGCACGGGCCGTGCTGGGCATCGCCGCCCAGCGGCTGATGGACCGCTTCGCGCAGCTAGCGGTGATCGCCGCACGCGAGGCCGTCGCCGACGCCGGACTGGACCCCTCGGTCTGGGACAGCGGCCGCGTCGCCGTGGTCATCGGGTCCGCGCACGGCGGGCTGCCCTTCTACGACGAACAGCACACCGCTCTCACCCAGCGCGGCGCACGGCGGGTCTCCCCGAAGCTTGCCCCGCTCACCGTCGTGAACGGCGCCGCGAGCAGCGTCGCCATGGACCTCGGTGTGCACGGGCCGAGCCAGGCCGTCTCCACGGCCTGCTCATCCGGCACCGTCGCCATCGGCACCGCCCACCAGATGCTCCGCTCGGGGGCCTGCGACATCGTGGTCGCGGGCGGCGCGGAATCGGTCTGCTCCCGGCTGCTGATCGCCAGCGCCTGCCAGATGAAGGCCGTCTCCACCCGCCGCGACGACCCGGGCGCGGCCTGCCGCCCGTTCGACACCCACCGCGACGGCTTCGTCGTCGGCGAGGGCGCCGGGCTCCTCGTCATGGAGCACCCCGAGCACGCCCGCGCCCGCGGCGCCGTCGTCCGTGCGCACGTCGCCGGTTACGGGGCGTCCAGCGACGCACACTCCGCCGTCGCCCCCGACCCGGACGGCCTCGGTATCGAGCGGGCGCTGCGCACCGCCCTCGCGGACGCGGGGGTGGGAGCGGGCGACATCGGCCACGTCAACGCCCACGGCACCTCGACCGTGGCCAACGACCTCATCGAGGCGACCATGCTCCACCGGGTGCTCGGCGACCGCCCTCTCGTCACCTCCACCAAGGCCAGGACCGGGCACACACTCGGCGCGGCGGGCGGCATCGAGACCGCGCTGACCGTTCTCGCCCTCCAGCGTCAACTGGTGCCGCCCACCGGCAATCTGGACGCCCCAGATCCCGGGATTCCCGTCGAGGTGGTGAGCAAGGAGGCCAGGCCCGCCGCCTTCGACCACGCGGTCAAGACCTCGCTCGGCTTCGGCGGCCACAACGCGGCGCTCGTGCTCACCAAGTGA
- a CDS encoding acyl carrier protein — MSTSDEITTLLVTKFGTDPLAIRPDVPLRQLRLDSLALEELRLLIEDRMDIDLEDVTLTSRDTVGRLVEAVHGKATA; from the coding sequence ATGAGCACCTCGGATGAGATCACCACCCTGCTGGTGACGAAGTTCGGAACCGACCCCCTCGCCATCCGCCCCGATGTGCCGCTCCGCCAACTGCGTCTGGACTCCCTGGCGCTGGAGGAGCTGCGGCTCCTGATCGAGGACCGCATGGACATCGACCTGGAAGACGTCACGCTGACCTCGCGGGACACCGTGGGCCGGCTCGTCGAGGCCGTGCACGGCAAGGCCACCGCGTGA